One window of the Rhipicephalus sanguineus isolate Rsan-2018 chromosome 2, BIME_Rsan_1.4, whole genome shotgun sequence genome contains the following:
- the LOC125757359 gene encoding LOW QUALITY PROTEIN: uncharacterized protein LOC125757359 (The sequence of the model RefSeq protein was modified relative to this genomic sequence to represent the inferred CDS: inserted 1 base in 1 codon) translates to MQLPHQLARVEGIHHALYADDITIWTTEGSLGEMEDRLQRAASIVDSYAIGCGLQCAPAKSELLHVRTDPKDNTRLRISLIGAPIREVEEIRILGLFIHSRLRPESTITKLKRIGEQVGRMIHRVSNKRGGLRGRDALRLVHAFVISRILYSAPYLRTTKQHDQRIDAIIRXKRALDLPVTISNAKLSALGVLNSYQEFKEAHLVNQYTRLSETVSGRRLLDRLHIKHDCIPEETCRIPELWRHKLWVSPLPRNMHSQTHEGRRGARSRALEHQYGSKQGVYYVDVAGPSPIGFYTAAVVHQDQRVNGLSYRAINSARAEEVAIALAASDTNSRVIITDSRRACENYLAGEVSPLAYEILKRDARDSDPSPKRIIWTPGHQGLRGNEAADAAARALIPRAPHPGYSGSEMQPLLRFKEILARYCERHRLFPVPAKGLSKADERTLRRLQTNTLLCPAIVKHFDPKVDGRCPHCGEVSDNFHVVWACQLNPSIPPNPSPTREAWEAALLNCSCLESQRALVKRARVAALSSGVPE, encoded by the exons aTGCAGCTTCCACATCAATTGGCTCGGGTGGAAGGAATTCATCACGCACTCTACGCGGATGATATAACAATTTGGACTACTGAAGGGAGCCTTGGAGAAATGGAGGACCGCCTACAGCGGGCCGCCTCCATCGTCGATAGCTATGCAATCGGCTGTGGTCTCCAATGCGCGCCTGCAAAATCGGAGCTTTTGCACGTCAGAACAGATCCGAAAGACAACACGAGATTGCGTATCTCTTTGATTGGAGCTCCTATCAGAGAAGTCGAAGAGATCCGGATCCTGGGCTTGTTCATCCATAGCAGACTCAGACCGGAATCCACCATCACCAAACTTAAACGCATAGGCGAACAGGTCGGACGTATGATCCACCGCGTTTCCAACAAACGCGGCGGGTTGCGGGGCAGGGATGCGCTTCGGCTTGTCCATGCCTTTGTAATCAGCCGGATCCTCTACTCCGCACCCTACCTTCGCACTACGAAGCAACACGATCAACGCATTGACGCCATCATTA AAAAGCGAGCTTTGGACCTCCCGGTAACTATCTCCAATGCCAAGTTGTCGGCACTGGGGGTGCTCAACTCCTACCAGGAGTTCAAGGAAGCCCACCTCGTAAACCAATATACGCGACTTTCGGAGACTGTATCTGGGCGCCGCCTGTTAGACCGCTTGCACATAAAACATGACTGCATTCCAGAGGAGACATGCCGAATTCCAGAGCTGTGGCGCCACAAGCTCTGGGTTTCTCCACTACCTCGCAACATGCACTCGCAGACACACGAAGGCAGACGAGGGGCGCGCTCTCGGGCCCTCGAACACCAATATGGATCCAAGCAGGGTGTATACTACGTTGATGTGGCAGGGCCGTCCCCCATCGGATTCTACACGGCCGCCGTAGTTCACCAGGACCAACGCGTTAATGGTCTCTCCTATCGGGCTATCAACTCCGCGCGGGCAGAGGAGGTAGCAATAGCGCTTGCCGCCTCGGACACGAACTCGAGGGTGATCATCACAGATTCGCGTAGAGCCTGTGAAAACTACCTGGCGGGCGAGGTCTCACCTTTAGCCTACGAAATTCTAAAGCGAGACGCGAGGGATTCGGACCCCTCACCTAAACGCATCATTTGGACTCCGGGCCACCAGGGCCTTCGAGGTAACGAGGCTGCGGACGCGGCCGCCCGCGCGCTTATCCCCCGGGCACCTCACCCAGGCTATTCCGGCTCAGAGATGCAACCGCTTCTGCGATTCAAAGAAATTCTGGCTCGCTATTGCGAACGCCATCGGCTTTTCCCGGTCCCTGCTAAGGGCCTGAGTAAAGCCGATGAACGAAccttaaggcgcctgcagaccaacaccttgttgtgtcctgcaatagtaaaacattttgacccgaaagttgatgggcggtgccctcactgtggggaagtctccgataactttcacgtggtttgggcatgtcagttgaatccttccattccccctaacccttcccctactagagaggcatgggaggcagccctactcaattgctcatgcctggagtctcaacgggctctagtcaaacgggcgcgggtagcggcgttgtccagcggagtcccggaataa